The sequence below is a genomic window from Thermomicrobiales bacterium.
AGCGGACTGCAACGTGCGCTCGATGACCGTGCGCAACAATGTCGGAAGCAACGTCGTCCAGATACGCCCGCGCCGTCGGCATCGCCATCCGCGCATATATTCGCGCTCGACCAGGCCGCTCCGGCGCAATGGTTGCTCAACCACTTCCAGCAGCACCACATCCAGAGGATCACCGTTGAGCGCCGTCACCCGATCTCGAGCGCGACCTCGGCGGCCGGCGACTCGTCCAGCGGCACCAGTACACGCTTGAGTTCATACGTGTCCGGAATCTCGCCGGTCGGTGGCGGCACGACGACGACCGGGCACGGAGCATCACGCACGACCTGGAACGCCACGCTGCCGAGCAACACCCGCCGCAAGCCGCGACGCGCGTGCGTCGTCATCACGATCATCGGCTCAGCAGCATCGACGGCCAGCGCAGCGATCTCGTGCCCTGGCTGACCGACAAGGACGGCGACCTTGACCGGCACCCCCTCGATTCGCTCCGCGATCTCCTCCAGCCAGGCGCGGCATGCCTGGACAGCGGCATCGGGCAGATCACCGCGCGATGCCGGCGCTTGCGGCTCAACGACGGTGACCAGCAGCATGGCTGCACCGGTCCGATCGGCGAGCGCACGCGCAACCGGAATCGCAGCCTCACCAACGCGCGCATCCGCGTCGTCACCGGACAGCGGTACGATGATTGTCTGCGTCATCTGACACCTCCCTGATGTTGTCCAGCTGGTGGGCCACGCGAAACCACCGGCACCATCGATCGTAGCCCGCCACCGCCTCGTTTCCCGTCACAGTCGGCACAGCGCCGTTACAGCGTTGTGACAATCGGGCGGGGTCGCAAGGGTCTGGCGCACAGGGGTTCCTGATGCCGCGACTCGCAGGCGACCAGTTCGACCTGATTGACGCATTGCGCAAACCAATTTCGGTCCACACGGGCTGATTTACTGGACATTCGGCTGGCCGGTGACCGATACTGACATGTTGAGTGCCATGAGGTGGGCATCGGGAGAAGCATGGGGAGAGACATGGGCAGGACAGTCATCATTGGCGCCGGAGTGATCGGCCTCTGCACAGCCTGGGAGCTGCAGAAGCGCGGTCGAGAAGTCCTGATCGTCGACCAGGAGGGTCCGGGCGCAGGTAGTTCATTCGGCAACGCTGGTTGGGTCGTGCGTGGCTACGCGACGCCAGTACCAGCACCCGGCGTCGTCGCGCAGTCGATCAAGTGGATGCTCCGGAGCGATAGTCCGCTCTACGTTAAGCCCCGCCTCGATCCACGCTTCGCGCTGTGGATGGTTGATTTCTGGCGGCACTGCAGCGACGAAGCCTTCCACGACAACATGAAGGCGCTGTCGGAGCTGAACTCCAAGACGATGCAGCAGTACGACGCGCTCGCCGCAGGTGGCGTGCAGTTCGAGATGCACCGCGAGGGTATGTTCATCCTCGGCCTCAGCCGCGAGATGGTTGAGGAAGAGGCGCACCTGCTCGGCGGCATGGAGGAATTCGGCCTCGACAAGGTTCGCACCGTCTTCGGGCAGGAAGTCTTCGACGAGGAGCCGGGTCTGTCGCGCAACGTCGCCGGTGCCGTCGCAATCGACAGCGAGCGCCACATCCGCCCCGACACGTTCGTCGAGGGACTGGTCGAGGCGCTGACCGAGCGCGGCATCGAGATTCGCTCCGGCGTGAGCGTTTACGGCTCGTCGCGCCGCAGTGGCAACGTGAATCTGTTGCGAACCACCGTTGGCGACATCGAGGCCGACGAAGTGGTCGTCGCCTGCGGCGCGTGGTCCGGCCCCGTCACCAAGCGGATCACCGGCACGCACCTGCCGCTGGAAGCCGGCAAGGGCTACAGCGTCACCGTCGATCAGGATCCGCCGGCCATCTCGAAGACGATGAACTTCATCGAAGCACGCTGCGCCTGCACGCCGTTCGCCAACGCCCTCCGGCTGGCCGGCACGATGGAGCTCTCCGGCATCAACCTGGAGATCCGCCCGGAGCGTGTCGCCGCGCTGCACAAGGCAGGTCGCACCTACCTGGCCAACTGGGACCCGAAGGGCAACGAGCGCACCTGGGTTGGCATGCGCTCGATGACCGCCGACGGCATCCCGGTGCTTGGCCGCGTGCCGGGCTCGGACAACACCTGGATCGCTGCCGG
It includes:
- a CDS encoding FAD-dependent oxidoreductase, which produces MGRTVIIGAGVIGLCTAWELQKRGREVLIVDQEGPGAGSSFGNAGWVVRGYATPVPAPGVVAQSIKWMLRSDSPLYVKPRLDPRFALWMVDFWRHCSDEAFHDNMKALSELNSKTMQQYDALAAGGVQFEMHREGMFILGLSREMVEEEAHLLGGMEEFGLDKVRTVFGQEVFDEEPGLSRNVAGAVAIDSERHIRPDTFVEGLVEALTERGIEIRSGVSVYGSSRRSGNVNLLRTTVGDIEADEVVVACGAWSGPVTKRITGTHLPLEAGKGYSVTVDQDPPAISKTMNFIEARCACTPFANALRLAGTMELSGINLEIRPERVAALHKAGRTYLANWDPKGNERTWVGMRSMTADGIPVLGRVPGSDNTWIAAGHAMLGVTLAPATGAVMADLMTTGTTDINIKPFSPDRFSRLSRI
- a CDS encoding universal stress protein — protein: MTQTIIVPLSGDDADARVGEAAIPVARALADRTGAAMLLVTVVEPQAPASRGDLPDAAVQACRAWLEEIAERIEGVPVKVAVLVGQPGHEIAALAVDAAEPMIVMTTHARRGLRRVLLGSVAFQVVRDAPCPVVVVPPPTGEIPDTYELKRVLVPLDESPAAEVALEIG